From the Macaca thibetana thibetana isolate TM-01 chromosome 12, ASM2454274v1, whole genome shotgun sequence genome, one window contains:
- the LOC126932623 gene encoding thymosin beta-10-like, translated as MADKPDMGGIASFDGAKLKKTETQENTLPTKETTGQKRSKIS; from the coding sequence atggcAGACAAACCAGACATGGGGGGAATCGCCAGCTTTGATGGGGCCAAGCTGAAGAAAACAGAGACGCAGGAGAACACCCTGCCGACCAAAGAGACCACTGGGCAGAAGCGGAGTAAAATTTCCTAA